One Bos taurus isolate L1 Dominette 01449 registration number 42190680 breed Hereford chromosome 3, ARS-UCD2.0, whole genome shotgun sequence DNA window includes the following coding sequences:
- the CD2 gene encoding T-cell surface antigen CD2 precursor — protein MNLACEILASFLLIFTVPTKGEDPESIVVWGALDHDLNLDIPGFPRSDIVADIKWNRNKNKIARIKKDMPLHNEMDKYDMFTNGTLKIKTLMRNDSGLYEVEVYDSNGVNLLSKKFDLKIQEMLSGPEINWICTNRTVSCKVENGSNPKLQLFLNTTRVKQDHGKLITYTWNTRWNKTFMCVASNHVDKKVSTEIAVCPDEGLDLYLIIGICVGGAVFLLFVALLIFYISRRKKQSRRRDDEELEIKAQRAILEERGRKPQQTPVSTPANPGMSQTPPVPGHRSQPPAHRPRALGPRVQPQQKRLPPTPGTQVHQQKGPPLPKPRVQTKPPCDAEENS, from the exons ATGAACCTcgcatgtgaaatcttagccaGCTTCCTTCTGATTTTCACTGTTCCCACCAAAG GTGAAGACCCTGAAAGCATTGTCGTCTGGGGTGCCCTGGATCATGACCTCAACCTGGACATTCCTGGTTTTCCAAGAAGTGATATAGTGGCAGATATAAAAtggaacagaaacaaaaacaagattGCACGAATAAAGAAAGATATGCCACTTCacaatgaaatggacaaatatGATATGTTTACAAATGGAACTCTGAAAATTAAAACTCTGATGAGAAACGATAGTGGTCTCTATGAGGTAGAGGTTTATGATTCAAATGGAGTAAACCTACTGAGCAAAAAATTTGATTTGAAGATTCAAG agatGCTCTCAGGACCTGAAATTAACTGGATCTGTACCAACAGAACTGTGAGCTGCAAGGTAGAAAATGGAAGTAATCCTAAATTACAACTGTTTTTAAATACGACCCGTGTCAAACAAGATCATGGGAAGCTCATCACCTACACGTGGAACACCAGATGGAATAAAACATTCATGTGCGTGGCGAGTAACCATGTCGATAAGAAAGTCAGCACGGAGATCGCCGTGTGTCCAG ATGAAGGTCTGGATTTGTACCTCATCATCGGCATTTGTGTAGGAGGCGCCGTCTTCCTCCTCTTCGTGGCACTACTCATTTTCTACATCAGCAGGAGGAAAAAACAGAGCCGCAGGAGAGATG ATGAGGAGCTGGAGATAAAAGCACAGAGAGCGATCCTTGAGGAAAGAGGCCGGAAGCCTCAACAGACTCCAGTCTCGACTCCTGCAAATCCAGGCATGTCCCAAACTCCTCCAGTACCTGGCCATCGTTCTCAGCCCCCCGCTCATCGTCCACGGGCTCTTGGCCCCCGTGTCCAGCCCCAGCAGAAGAGGCTTCCTCCAACGCCAGGCACACAAGTTCACCAGCAAAaaggccctcccctccccaagcCTCGCGTTCAAACAAAACCTCCCTGTGACGCCGAAGAAAACTCCTAA